Proteins from a genomic interval of Nocardioides jishulii:
- a CDS encoding TetR/AcrR family transcriptional regulator, translated as MVEGLRARKKRATENAIEQTAVRLALEKGHANVTVPEICEGADISRSTFFNYMPNREAAIFGRPLKMIPFEEAWALMEERAEASVLRAIYQVALRSVGQATVNAEVAAGRSRLGMEQPDTAAMLLAPYVALSTDLTGLLYVWLDADPSRRLLADIPLLNEAIVVVSVIGSALQSAIAILQGGGDTVIGEQAFIDAVRQIEQVAGQLHAQAAQP; from the coding sequence ATGGTTGAAGGGCTTCGCGCACGCAAGAAGCGAGCCACCGAAAACGCGATTGAGCAGACGGCAGTCCGCCTTGCCCTCGAGAAGGGGCACGCCAACGTGACGGTGCCCGAGATCTGCGAGGGTGCCGACATCTCGCGCAGCACCTTCTTCAACTACATGCCCAACCGTGAGGCCGCGATCTTCGGCCGCCCGCTCAAGATGATCCCCTTCGAGGAGGCCTGGGCCCTCATGGAGGAGCGCGCCGAGGCGTCGGTCCTGCGGGCCATCTACCAGGTCGCGCTGCGCTCCGTGGGCCAGGCGACGGTCAACGCCGAGGTGGCGGCCGGACGCTCGCGGCTCGGCATGGAGCAGCCTGACACCGCGGCGATGCTGCTGGCCCCCTACGTCGCGCTGTCGACCGACCTGACCGGACTGCTGTACGTCTGGCTCGACGCCGACCCCTCACGTCGCCTCCTCGCCGACATCCCGCTGCTGAACGAGGCGATCGTGGTCGTCTCGGTGATCGGCAGCGCGCTCCAGTCGGCGATCGCGATCCTCCAGGGGGGAGGCGACACCGTCATCGGTGAGCAGGCCTTCATCGACGCGGTGAGGCAGATCGAGCAGGTCGCCGGGCAGCTCCACGCCCAGGCCGCCCAGCCCTGA